In a single window of the Melioribacteraceae bacterium genome:
- a CDS encoding DUF2779 domain-containing protein, whose amino-acid sequence MRYLTKSRFRLALECITKLYYTKKNDYADESLDDPFLLALAEGGFQVGELVKYLFSDNPTKENITIDTLDYQESLSETAKRLHQKDVVIAEAAFSFNSLFIRADIIVKRGNIIHLYEVKAKSSDGGDIDFVSKKKEGGITSKWAPYLYDVAFQKYVIAKSLASKNIIVRANLVLVDKSKVTTVDGLNQKFKIIKMNNRSRVEIEPNMNKSELGDSILKIQNIDDEIDKIWNEFPVPSDYKKLGFEEFIQMCEKIYTNDKLLYAPLGSKCRACQFINSDSTNNPSKKSGFHECWQNKTNLGDRLYNDSLVIDLWGGLMGSRSIVQELIDNGKYLIADLNENDVIPKSNDKSYHGLSPFERRMQQINRVKRNTKESYFDKKRFEEVKRTWKYPLHMIDFETSMPALPFHKDMHPYEGIAFQFSHHLMEENGVIRHAGQYLSFERGVFPNYEFVRELKLQLENDHGTIFRYHNHENTYLNIIYNQLQADPNPPHDRDSLCGFIKRITTSTINNKEKEIGPRNMVDLWDLVLRFYYSPNAKGSNSIKAILPAIISESDFLKDKYSKPIYGRNKLVHSLNFDEHIWIDPFKNYDPYKTLPKLFDDYSIEELDKLSESIGEFKEVADGGAAMTAYNYLQFSYVPDDQRERLKNGLLRYCELDTMAMVMILEGWFNKTE is encoded by the coding sequence ATGCGCTACTTAACTAAATCCCGCTTTCGGCTGGCATTAGAATGTATTACCAAACTCTATTACACAAAAAAGAATGATTACGCAGATGAAAGCTTAGATGATCCTTTTTTATTAGCCTTAGCTGAAGGTGGATTCCAAGTTGGAGAACTTGTAAAATATTTGTTTTCTGATAATCCTACAAAGGAAAATATTACTATTGATACTTTAGACTATCAAGAGTCTCTTTCCGAAACCGCCAAAAGACTTCATCAAAAGGATGTAGTAATTGCTGAAGCCGCATTCTCCTTCAATTCATTATTCATTAGGGCTGATATCATCGTTAAACGTGGAAATATCATCCATCTGTATGAAGTAAAAGCGAAATCTTCGGATGGTGGTGATATTGATTTTGTTTCAAAGAAAAAAGAAGGCGGAATTACTTCGAAATGGGCTCCTTATTTATATGATGTTGCATTTCAGAAATATGTAATTGCTAAATCTCTCGCGAGTAAAAACATAATCGTAAGAGCAAATCTCGTACTGGTGGATAAGAGTAAGGTAACTACAGTTGATGGCTTAAATCAAAAATTTAAAATTATTAAAATGAACAATCGCTCAAGAGTTGAAATTGAACCCAACATGAATAAATCCGAATTAGGAGACTCAATATTAAAAATACAAAATATTGATGATGAGATTGATAAGATTTGGAATGAATTCCCGGTTCCGTCAGATTATAAAAAATTAGGTTTTGAAGAATTTATTCAAATGTGTGAAAAAATATATACTAATGACAAATTGCTTTATGCTCCACTAGGCAGCAAATGCAGAGCCTGCCAATTTATTAATAGCGATTCAACAAATAATCCATCTAAGAAAAGCGGATTCCATGAGTGTTGGCAGAACAAAACTAATTTAGGTGATAGATTATACAATGATAGTCTAGTGATTGATTTATGGGGTGGGTTAATGGGAAGTAGAAGTATTGTTCAAGAGTTAATTGATAATGGGAAATATTTAATAGCGGATTTAAACGAAAATGATGTAATTCCAAAATCAAATGACAAAAGTTATCACGGACTTAGTCCTTTTGAAAGAAGAATGCAGCAAATAAACAGAGTGAAAAGAAATACAAAAGAAAGTTATTTTGATAAAAAAAGATTTGAAGAAGTAAAACGAACTTGGAAATATCCATTACACATGATTGATTTTGAGACCTCAATGCCCGCACTTCCATTTCATAAAGATATGCACCCATATGAAGGAATTGCATTCCAGTTCTCGCATCATTTAATGGAAGAAAACGGAGTAATCCGCCATGCTGGTCAATATTTATCTTTTGAGAGAGGAGTTTTCCCTAATTATGAGTTCGTTCGTGAATTAAAATTACAACTAGAAAATGATCATGGCACTATATTCCGTTATCATAATCATGAAAACACATATTTAAATATCATTTATAATCAGCTTCAAGCAGACCCTAATCCTCCGCACGATAGAGATTCACTTTGTGGATTTATAAAAAGAATAACAACAAGTACAATTAATAATAAAGAAAAAGAAATTGGTCCAAGAAATATGGTTGATCTTTGGGATTTGGTACTAAGATTCTATTATTCTCCAAATGCAAAGGGAAGTAATTCAATAAAAGCCATACTCCCGGCTATCATATCTGAATCTGATTTTCTAAAAGACAAATATTCTAAGCCCATTTACGGCAGAAACAAATTGGTGCACAGCTTGAATTTTGATGAACACATTTGGATTGATCCCTTTAAAAATTATGATCCTTATAAAACTCTTCCAAAATTGTTTGACGATTATTCAATTGAAGAATTAGATAAACTTTCTGAATCAATAGGTGAATTTAAGGAAGTTGCAGATGGAGGAGCGGCAATGACTGCATATAATTATTTACAATTTTCATACGTCCCGGATGATCAAAGAGAGAGATTAAAAAATGGTTTATTAAGATATTGCGAACTTGACACAATGGCGATGGTGATGATTCTTGAAGGATGGTTTAACAAAACTGAATAA
- the metK gene encoding methionine adenosyltransferase, with translation MRDYLFTSESVSEGHPDKVADQISDAILDAHLSLDPKSKVACETLVAKNLIVIAGEITSSKNVDYSLIAKKVISEIGYTDVSSGFNLDECKIVKSISEQSGDINQGVALGDKIGAGDQGIMFGYATNETEELMPLPIIFAHKILEELARHRKNKKVDWLRPDSKSQVTVRYEENRPISVERIVVSTQHSDSIKHSEIKDFIISEVIARVIPKNLISDKIEYFINPTGRFVEGGPQADTGLTGRKIIVDTYGGACPHGGGAFSGKDPSKVDRSAAYMARYVAKNIVAADIAKKCTIQLSYSIGVPEPLSIYLDFHRTGLIEESIVEKQLSQIFDLTPKGIIDTLDLYKPVYQSTSTYGHFGRDIFTWEKLDMVEQLKSSFNY, from the coding sequence ATGAGAGATTATCTTTTTACATCAGAATCGGTATCGGAAGGACATCCCGATAAAGTGGCAGACCAGATATCGGACGCAATCCTGGATGCTCATTTGAGCCTGGATCCCAAGTCAAAAGTTGCCTGTGAAACTTTAGTGGCCAAAAATTTAATCGTAATAGCTGGAGAAATTACATCTAGCAAGAATGTAGATTATTCTTTGATAGCAAAAAAAGTAATTTCTGAGATTGGTTATACTGATGTCTCAAGCGGATTTAATTTAGATGAATGTAAAATAGTAAAAAGCATAAGTGAACAGTCAGGAGATATTAATCAAGGAGTTGCTCTTGGCGATAAGATCGGAGCTGGGGATCAAGGAATAATGTTCGGTTATGCTACTAATGAAACCGAAGAGTTAATGCCGTTACCCATTATATTTGCTCATAAAATTTTGGAAGAGCTTGCACGCCATAGAAAGAATAAAAAAGTTGATTGGCTGCGTCCGGATTCAAAATCACAAGTAACTGTTCGTTATGAAGAAAATAGACCAATTTCTGTTGAAAGAATTGTTGTCTCAACACAGCATTCAGATTCTATAAAACATTCGGAGATCAAAGATTTTATAATTAGCGAGGTTATTGCAAGAGTTATCCCAAAAAATCTTATTTCGGATAAAATTGAATATTTCATAAATCCAACTGGCAGATTTGTTGAAGGTGGACCTCAGGCTGATACAGGATTAACGGGTCGAAAAATTATAGTCGATACATATGGAGGAGCTTGCCCTCATGGAGGCGGCGCATTCTCGGGAAAAGATCCGAGTAAAGTAGACAGATCGGCAGCTTACATGGCGCGTTATGTTGCAAAAAATATTGTTGCAGCAGATATAGCAAAAAAATGTACGATTCAATTATCATATTCAATAGGGGTTCCCGAACCATTATCTATTTATTTAGATTTTCATAGAACCGGTTTAATAGAAGAATCAATAGTTGAAAAACAACTTTCGCAGATATTTGATTTAACTCCGAAAGGTATAATCGATACTTTGGATCTTTATAAACCTGTTTACCAATCGACTTCGACTTACGGTCATTTTGGAAGGGATATTTTTACTTGGGAAAAGTTAGATATGGTTGAACAATTAAAATCTTCATTTAATTATTAA
- a CDS encoding WYL domain-containing protein — protein sequence MVHSQDFLRQIEILSSVLNGEMKSKADYAELYSVTEITINRDISALRKLGIQINSKKKCLVLFATPPVDTLVSLCSDYLPLKLNSSSFKDQIELISKINQDMFFQNLTLVCKSVSDSLYLKIDYKKRDGEINSYLLKPIRLLLKDKNWQLFAVKEGETVIKTFLLTRIQSIKQLDKKFEILVNKSDSKNDVDIMLEFNPSVEHEIYDKIWFDNYTLDKAKNGKIILKTKQPITSSLAGWCISWWDTMKIVKPVALKIYCEEMITEYLKTNR from the coding sequence ATGGTTCACTCCCAAGACTTTTTAAGACAAATAGAAATTCTTTCATCTGTTCTTAATGGTGAAATGAAATCAAAAGCTGATTATGCAGAATTGTATAGTGTTACCGAGATTACTATTAATAGGGATATCAGTGCTTTGAGGAAGTTAGGCATACAAATTAATAGTAAGAAGAAATGTTTAGTGTTGTTTGCTACCCCTCCAGTCGATACACTTGTATCGCTTTGTTCCGATTATCTGCCGTTAAAACTAAATTCATCTTCTTTTAAAGATCAGATCGAATTGATTTCTAAGATTAATCAAGACATGTTTTTTCAAAACTTAACGCTAGTATGTAAATCAGTATCAGATAGTCTTTATCTCAAAATAGATTACAAGAAAAGGGATGGAGAAATAAATAGTTACTTGCTGAAGCCAATTCGTTTGCTACTAAAGGATAAGAACTGGCAATTGTTTGCGGTAAAAGAAGGTGAGACGGTAATCAAAACTTTTTTATTAACTAGAATTCAATCAATTAAGCAGTTAGATAAGAAATTCGAAATACTAGTTAATAAATCAGATTCGAAAAATGATGTAGATATTATGCTAGAGTTTAATCCTTCCGTTGAACATGAGATTTATGATAAAATCTGGTTTGATAATTATACTCTCGATAAGGCAAAGAATGGAAAAATCATATTAAAAACAAAACAGCCGATTACAAGTTCTTTAGCCGGCTGGTGTATTTCATGGTGGGATACAATGAAAATAGTTAAGCCAGTCGCCCTAAAAATATATTGTGAAGAAATGATTACAGAATACTTAAAAACAAATCGATAA
- a CDS encoding PcfJ domain-containing protein, whose translation MTYKKLIERLNKECRGANIFKFDHLTYSYLILGYPNLRAFISVKEHDFWLEIEPVVNVHDREIDFPYNIDEVTYVSANPDVEKKKIKSREVIKSEVHKKLEDEFFQTFPPDVLKYVVQFSDSHWELLKAITYYDKYFIDFIVSNQAIAYILVNLDKFNYSYSLFNSMNFLDVAIGNKQKEILKRALFPDTQRMVKILSKFDPAFLTVKELISFRNSFASNPDFMDRVQNILSHITVINKNLIRILSDEPNIPNILTVNTLRKLIEPGEFDKYFPIVKEIFSEAMKWKIKLPEITDISHIEKVKINLSNAIKKKQDRLIKFPIPPIPGNEFIIPVLNHVELIAWGKRQHNCISTYSNKIQAGDCYIYKVIEGKKEATLEIKNSKGKIRRGSFLGPDNTKVSEKLKLIVHQWWKVFKKNQKEILLQNN comes from the coding sequence ATGACATATAAAAAACTGATTGAAAGACTTAATAAAGAATGCAGAGGGGCTAACATATTTAAGTTTGATCACCTTACTTATTCGTATCTAATTCTTGGATACCCGAATCTACGAGCTTTCATATCAGTAAAAGAACATGATTTCTGGCTAGAGATTGAGCCGGTTGTAAATGTTCACGATCGCGAAATTGATTTTCCATATAATATTGATGAAGTAACCTATGTAAGTGCTAACCCAGATGTTGAGAAAAAGAAGATCAAAAGTAGAGAAGTAATAAAATCAGAGGTTCATAAGAAGCTTGAAGACGAGTTCTTTCAAACATTCCCTCCGGATGTGCTAAAATATGTGGTTCAATTCTCCGACAGTCATTGGGAGTTACTGAAGGCTATCACTTATTACGACAAATATTTTATCGATTTCATTGTATCAAATCAAGCGATAGCTTATATATTGGTAAATTTGGATAAATTTAACTATTCATATTCCTTATTTAACAGCATGAACTTTTTGGATGTAGCTATTGGCAATAAACAAAAAGAAATTCTTAAGCGTGCCCTTTTTCCGGACACTCAGCGAATGGTTAAAATACTTTCAAAGTTTGATCCAGCATTTCTCACTGTTAAAGAACTTATTTCATTTCGGAATTCTTTTGCCTCTAATCCGGATTTTATGGATAGAGTTCAGAATATATTATCACATATTACAGTTATAAATAAGAATCTTATAAGGATTTTATCCGATGAGCCTAACATTCCAAATATTTTAACTGTTAATACGCTTCGAAAGCTCATTGAACCCGGAGAGTTCGACAAGTATTTCCCTATTGTAAAAGAAATATTTTCAGAGGCTATGAAGTGGAAAATCAAATTACCGGAGATAACAGATATTAGCCATATAGAAAAGGTTAAGATTAATCTTAGCAATGCTATTAAAAAGAAGCAAGACAGACTAATTAAATTCCCAATTCCTCCAATACCGGGTAATGAGTTTATAATTCCAGTACTTAATCATGTTGAGCTTATTGCATGGGGAAAGAGACAGCATAATTGTATTTCCACTTATTCAAATAAGATACAAGCTGGCGACTGCTATATTTATAAGGTTATTGAGGGCAAAAAAGAAGCTACATTAGAAATTAAAAACTCAAAGGGCAAAATTCGTAGAGGAAGTTTTCTTGGTCCGGATAATACAAAAGTCTCAGAAAAACTTAAATTAATAGTTCATCAATGGTGGAAAGTCTTTAAAAAAAATCAAAAAGAAATTTTACTTCAGAATAATTAG